The Niallia alba genome includes a window with the following:
- a CDS encoding YesL family protein: protein MNNIFEWNGPFYRFLAKIVDLLLLNALFLISCLPIVTIGSALTAMYSITIKMARNEDVSIIRGYVAALQKNFKQSTIIWLILLAVGIVLYMDYYYLNQYTGNLLFLVKVSLGLFSFAYFLLFNFIFPYVARFENSVKDSIINTWKIALVHPIKTISVLMITIIPIITLWISVYSFFFLLYFCLFIGFSFFAYINTFIILHIYEGYEK from the coding sequence GTGAATAATATTTTTGAATGGAATGGACCTTTCTACCGATTTCTAGCAAAAATAGTTGATTTATTACTATTAAATGCTCTATTTCTCATTTCTTGTTTGCCTATTGTTACAATAGGATCGGCACTAACAGCTATGTATTCGATAACAATAAAAATGGCTAGAAATGAGGATGTATCAATCATTAGGGGATATGTCGCTGCCCTTCAAAAAAACTTTAAACAGAGTACCATCATATGGTTGATTTTATTAGCAGTCGGCATTGTGTTGTATATGGATTACTATTACCTGAATCAATATACAGGAAATTTACTTTTCCTTGTTAAGGTAAGTCTTGGTCTATTTTCTTTTGCTTACTTCCTATTGTTTAACTTTATTTTTCCTTATGTTGCAAGATTTGAAAATTCAGTAAAGGATTCAATCATTAATACATGGAAGATAGCGCTAGTTCACCCCATTAAAACAATTTCTGTCCTTATGATTACTATAATTCCCATTATAACTTTGTGGATATCAGTCTATTCCTTTTTCTTTCTTTTATACTTTTGTCTATTTATTGGCTTTTCCTTCTTTGCTTATATAAATACTTTTATTATCCTCCATATTTATGAAGGATATGAGAAGTGA
- a CDS encoding bifunctional 2-keto-4-hydroxyglutarate aldolase/2-keto-3-deoxy-6-phosphogluconate aldolase produces the protein MDKIEILSKMREEKVVAVIRAQNEEQGLLVSEAIRQGGIKFLELTMTVPGALDVIKKLSDKYAGEEVIVGAGTVLDPETARLAILAGAKFIVGPNLSPEVITMCHRYRVAVMPGVMSPTEALTAIELGADVIKVFPGGAFGPSVVKDFKGPLPQGNFMPSGGVTVENASEWIKNGAFAIGTGSSLTKGATTGDYEAVTHEAEKFVAIVK, from the coding sequence ATGGATAAAATTGAAATTTTATCAAAAATGAGAGAGGAAAAGGTTGTAGCAGTTATTCGAGCACAAAATGAAGAACAAGGATTGCTCGTAAGTGAGGCAATACGTCAAGGTGGAATTAAGTTTTTAGAGCTTACCATGACGGTTCCGGGCGCGTTAGATGTTATAAAAAAGCTATCTGACAAATACGCAGGAGAGGAGGTAATAGTTGGTGCTGGTACGGTATTAGATCCTGAAACAGCACGCCTAGCTATCTTGGCAGGAGCAAAATTCATAGTAGGACCAAATCTCTCACCTGAAGTAATTACTATGTGTCATCGCTATCGTGTTGCCGTTATGCCAGGCGTTATGTCACCAACTGAAGCGTTAACTGCTATAGAACTTGGCGCAGACGTCATCAAAGTCTTCCCAGGTGGAGCCTTTGGACCAAGTGTTGTCAAAGATTTTAAAGGACCACTTCCACAAGGAAACTTCATGCCAAGTGGAGGCGTCACCGTAGAAAACGCGAGCGAATGGATCAAAAATGGCGCCTTCGCCATAGGAACAGGCTCAAGCTTAACTAAAGGAGCCACTACAGGAGATTACGAAGCAGTCACCCACGAAGCAGAAAAATTTGTTGCGATTGTGAAATAG
- a CDS encoding sensor histidine kinase, translated as MNKLSQWFKDLKYRRKILVICLLSSLLPVTALGSYCYFQIQKLLINREKEVLEESLHQAILSLDYKINSYNDAMNQIVWNQNIKSGLTANYDNNFDMYTMYRDHLKPLIFNVKNSQTDINRITVYSNNNTLFPHGNFLRPLTDVGKSEWFPEVISNASAHLIVSSDKSSFEMVSKIFDYNGNNINIVYMDIHYQSFFNPLSNLFENSYGLIILDEKKQPVYIHQNFNKKGTSHTLSAGELLNKINNGSLKTEYVYKSANFQSNEWSAYLFRPLDIVSQSTSPIMTWVIIVIVLCIFTLYLSIFFLSKVVVRPLELLAANMKQIEKGDLTVTVTHSSRDEIGDVIGQFGDMVHNLQEMIDEVYKSKIAQQEYEMKALQAQINPHFFYNSLSLINSKAILVEQEDISEMAQLLSTFYRTTLNKGKNMITVKDELENTISYMKIQQMMHSNSFDLSINVDDQILGYTMINLLLQPLVENAINHGIDHKEDRERGIVTIIGKQTDNDLLFTISDNGPGMEPEILETILTTKTKGYGVQNVHHRIKLAYGEAYGLSYTSKRGKGTTVEVQIPKVL; from the coding sequence ATGAATAAGCTATCCCAATGGTTTAAAGATTTAAAATATCGCAGAAAAATATTAGTGATCTGCCTTCTATCCAGTTTATTGCCTGTTACTGCATTAGGAAGCTATTGCTATTTTCAAATTCAAAAACTATTAATCAATCGAGAAAAGGAAGTATTAGAAGAATCCTTACACCAGGCTATTCTAAGTCTTGATTATAAAATCAATTCCTATAATGATGCAATGAATCAAATTGTTTGGAATCAAAATATAAAAAGCGGATTAACCGCTAATTATGACAATAACTTTGATATGTATACTATGTACCGTGATCATCTTAAGCCACTTATTTTCAATGTAAAAAATTCACAAACCGATATCAATCGGATAACAGTTTATAGCAATAACAATACATTATTCCCACATGGGAACTTTCTTCGACCTCTTACAGATGTAGGAAAATCAGAATGGTTTCCGGAAGTAATCAGCAATGCTTCCGCCCATTTAATCGTTTCTTCTGATAAAAGCTCTTTTGAAATGGTCAGCAAAATATTTGATTATAACGGAAACAATATAAATATTGTCTACATGGATATCCATTATCAATCTTTCTTTAATCCGTTATCCAATCTATTTGAAAATTCCTATGGCCTCATTATTTTAGATGAGAAAAAGCAACCTGTTTACATCCATCAAAACTTTAATAAAAAAGGAACATCTCATACACTCTCAGCAGGCGAGTTGTTAAACAAAATCAATAATGGGTCACTTAAAACCGAATATGTGTATAAAAGTGCTAATTTCCAATCAAACGAGTGGTCTGCTTATTTATTTCGACCATTGGATATCGTATCTCAATCTACTTCACCTATTATGACTTGGGTAATTATTGTTATTGTCCTATGTATTTTTACTCTCTATCTTTCTATTTTTTTTCTTTCAAAGGTTGTGGTCCGGCCATTGGAGTTACTTGCAGCCAATATGAAGCAAATTGAAAAAGGAGACTTAACCGTTACTGTAACCCATTCCTCGCGAGACGAAATTGGCGATGTAATTGGACAGTTTGGAGACATGGTTCACAATCTCCAAGAAATGATTGATGAAGTTTATAAAAGCAAAATTGCCCAGCAAGAATATGAAATGAAAGCACTACAAGCACAAATCAACCCGCATTTTTTTTATAATAGCCTTTCTCTAATTAATAGTAAGGCTATCCTTGTGGAGCAAGAAGACATTAGCGAGATGGCACAACTCCTTTCGACGTTTTATCGCACTACCTTAAATAAAGGGAAAAATATGATAACCGTTAAAGATGAACTAGAAAATACGATTTCCTATATGAAAATACAGCAAATGATGCATAGCAATTCCTTTGATCTTTCTATCAATGTGGACGATCAAATACTTGGATATACAATGATTAACTTACTACTTCAGCCACTAGTAGAAAATGCAATTAATCACGGAATAGACCATAAAGAAGATAGAGAGAGAGGAATAGTAACGATTATCGGAAAACAGACAGATAACGATCTCCTATTTACTATTTCGGATAACGGTCCTGGTATGGAACCAGAAATACTAGAAACCATTCTAACTACCAAAACAAAAGGATATGGCGTACAGAATGTTCATCATCGAATTAAGTTGGCCTATGGAGAAGCATATGGTTTATCCTATACTAGCAAGCGAGGAAAGGGGACAACGGTAGAGGTACAAATACCAAAGGTTTTATAG
- a CDS encoding carbohydrate ABC transporter permease, translating into MIENKSFSARCGRLTIYAIVIFLALTCLLPLWNIVAISFSGGDAVASNKVGLTPINTTFEAYKMIMEDSQFWRSFGISIQRVILSLVINMVLIVTMAYPLSKTKREFRGRGIYMNLLIFAMLFNGGMIPTYLVVKNLDMLNTIWALVLPGAVQVFSIILVMNFFIGVPKSLEEAAIMDGANPLQVLIKVYIPISMPALATVALFSIVGNWNDFFSGLIYMTKVTNYPLMTYIQSLTISIEEMLKAGATSSDLANAGEVSNKNLNAAKIVVSCVPLLLIYPMLQKYFITGIVVGSVKE; encoded by the coding sequence ATGATAGAAAATAAGAGCTTTTCTGCACGATGTGGCAGATTAACTATTTATGCAATCGTCATTTTCCTTGCCCTTACTTGTTTGCTTCCACTGTGGAATATTGTAGCGATATCATTTAGCGGAGGCGATGCAGTAGCTAGTAATAAGGTTGGTCTAACACCAATTAATACGACCTTTGAGGCATATAAAATGATTATGGAAGATAGTCAGTTTTGGCGCTCCTTTGGTATTTCGATTCAAAGAGTAATATTGTCATTGGTTATTAACATGGTGTTAATTGTTACTATGGCCTATCCTCTTTCGAAAACCAAAAGAGAGTTTAGAGGCAGAGGAATCTATATGAATTTGCTTATCTTCGCGATGCTATTTAATGGCGGAATGATTCCAACCTATTTGGTTGTGAAAAACCTTGATATGTTGAATACGATTTGGGCACTAGTTCTTCCAGGAGCTGTTCAAGTTTTCAGCATTATCCTTGTAATGAATTTTTTTATCGGCGTTCCCAAATCACTAGAGGAAGCAGCAATTATGGATGGCGCGAACCCATTACAGGTACTGATTAAAGTATATATACCGATATCAATGCCTGCTTTGGCGACAGTTGCTTTATTTAGTATCGTCGGAAACTGGAATGACTTTTTTTCAGGATTGATCTATATGACAAAAGTAACTAATTATCCATTAATGACATATATCCAATCATTGACAATCAGTATTGAGGAAATGCTAAAAGCTGGAGCAACTTCAAGTGACCTAGCAAATGCAGGAGAAGTATCTAACAAGAATCTTAATGCAGCAAAAATTGTTGTTTCCTGTGTTCCATTGCTATTAATCTACCCAATGCTGCAAAAATACTTTATTACTGGTATTGTAGTAGGTTCGGTGAAAGAATAG
- a CDS encoding ABC transporter permease: protein MFYHSMLLPGMIFLIIFTFVPMFGVIMAFQDYVPAKGIRASEFVGFEHFKYMFSLPDIGKLFRNTIVIAIGKIVLGSLLAIVFAILLNEVRLKLLKKSIQTIVYLPHFLSWVVLASVVVNMFSLDGTINQILAFFGIDKLNFLGSNKLFQPLLIGTDVWKEFGYNSIVYLAALTAIDPGLHEAASIDGANWWKRIWNITLPGMLPIILLLAVLSLPNVLNAGFDQVYNLYSPMVYESGDILDTYVYRVGLMGREYSFGTAVGLFKSVIGIILIISANNAAKKYTDRKLF from the coding sequence ATGTTTTATCATTCGATGTTGCTTCCTGGAATGATTTTTTTGATTATCTTTACGTTTGTTCCAATGTTTGGGGTAATCATGGCATTTCAAGATTATGTACCTGCAAAAGGAATTAGGGCTTCAGAATTTGTAGGTTTCGAACATTTCAAGTATATGTTCTCTTTACCTGATATCGGTAAACTTTTCAGAAACACAATTGTTATCGCTATCGGAAAAATCGTTTTAGGATCTCTGTTGGCGATCGTTTTCGCTATCCTATTAAATGAAGTTAGATTGAAACTGCTTAAGAAATCCATTCAAACAATTGTTTACTTACCACACTTTCTTTCATGGGTAGTGCTAGCATCTGTGGTAGTTAATATGTTCAGCCTAGATGGAACAATCAATCAAATTCTTGCTTTTTTTGGCATAGACAAGCTGAATTTTCTTGGAAGTAATAAACTTTTTCAACCGTTGCTGATAGGGACAGACGTATGGAAAGAGTTTGGTTATAATTCAATTGTTTATTTGGCAGCATTAACAGCTATTGATCCTGGTCTTCATGAGGCAGCAAGCATAGATGGCGCAAATTGGTGGAAGCGAATCTGGAACATTACCCTTCCCGGTATGCTGCCGATTATCCTATTGTTGGCAGTATTAAGTTTGCCTAATGTTTTAAATGCTGGATTTGATCAAGTGTATAATCTTTATTCACCAATGGTATATGAATCAGGTGATATACTGGACACTTATGTCTACCGAGTAGGATTAATGGGTCGGGAGTATAGCTTTGGTACAGCAGTAGGTTTATTTAAATCAGTAATTGGAATAATCCTGATTATATCAGCAAATAATGCAGCAAAAAAATATACTGATCGCAAATTATTCTAG
- a CDS encoding DUF3231 family protein: MFCFSLFANYMGGSMLCCVFDHFLQVVEDGEVKNYIEFAITLSQKHLKQMENIFNRENIPIPVGFGEQDVRKDGPRLFSDIFMIFYITQMAGAAVITYGHAYTNATRQDIMDYFRNNIDDAVETYEKGIHLLFLKGVDISHPTIPYPKKVDFVGKKSFISIFTGRDRPLTANEIKHYHYNIITNILGKSLMIGFSQVASSEKLREYFQEGAKLASKQIKIYTNRLINQDLPSPKLMDTHITDSTASPFSDKLLMYHVSLAGNMALENIGTALSEMLRHDLVAEYIALIPTIGKYNNDGLNIMIEQGWLEEPYTAADRKKLSKHSSGNQT; encoded by the coding sequence ATCTTCTGCTTCTCTTTATTTGCTAATTATATGGGAGGATCGATGCTTTGTTGTGTGTTTGATCACTTCCTTCAGGTTGTTGAAGATGGAGAAGTAAAAAACTATATCGAGTTTGCTATTACACTTTCTCAAAAACATCTTAAGCAAATGGAAAACATCTTCAATCGAGAAAATATTCCTATTCCTGTTGGATTTGGGGAGCAGGATGTTCGGAAGGATGGACCACGTTTATTTAGTGATATCTTTATGATTTTTTATATTACTCAAATGGCCGGAGCAGCTGTAATTACATATGGTCATGCTTATACCAATGCGACAAGACAGGACATAATGGACTATTTCAGAAACAATATAGACGATGCAGTTGAAACCTATGAAAAAGGTATACATTTATTGTTTTTAAAAGGAGTGGATATTAGCCATCCTACGATTCCGTATCCTAAGAAAGTGGACTTTGTGGGAAAAAAATCATTTATCTCTATCTTTACTGGAAGAGATAGACCGCTTACTGCTAATGAAATAAAACATTATCATTATAATATTATTACGAACATATTAGGAAAATCTTTGATGATAGGATTTAGTCAAGTCGCCTCTTCAGAAAAGTTAAGAGAATATTTTCAAGAAGGCGCAAAACTAGCTAGTAAACAAATTAAGATTTACACGAATCGCTTAATCAATCAAGATTTACCATCACCTAAATTAATGGATACTCACATAACTGATTCAACAGCATCTCCTTTTTCAGATAAGCTTTTGATGTATCATGTTTCGTTGGCAGGAAACATGGCTTTAGAAAATATTGGTACTGCCCTTTCGGAAATGTTAAGGCACGATTTAGTTGCAGAGTATATAGCGTTAATTCCTACTATTGGAAAATATAATAATGATGGATTAAATATAATGATTGAACAAGGATGGTTGGAAGAACCATATACAGCAGCGGACAGGAAAAAACTTTCTAAGCATTCATCTGGAAATCAGACATAA
- a CDS encoding type 2 periplasmic-binding domain-containing protein, translating into MKYKTFCKRAALGLMATSLTLSLAACMDNSSSGDSVTEDGKTIITMGRVTAANSKLPEGDTYENNAYTRLVEEKLDAKIVDQFEAEGDDYNRQVALAIASGELPDMMRVDSREELKELVENDLIADLTEVYDKNASDFIKEVYGTYDNRTLEDATFDGKLMAIPGTIGDSAPNIVWIRKDWMDTLGIKLDTDGDRQITLDELESTAKAFVDKDPGSTGNPVGIPFASWLNAGDYGGSGMNMTSIAGVFNAHPRMWLEDSKGNIVNGSTTEETKQALGVMADWFKKGIIDPQFGTRTWDDIMALVTNGQTGIVTGPWHIPDWGLSTVRGMDKNAEFAAYAIEGENGKVNVFHNNPTGQFIVVRKDYEHPELAIKILNLFYDEILNADDLQKDYPEIYKYGELAVDGSTRPFNIEVYKSTNIIDEYKYIQEAVEGKISMDDIPTAGLKIDAKSVMAYQNDPEGAGTSEWAKYHSRMLGMSMIDKFTNEEQFNWTTPVFFGNTPTMEKKGANLLKLEEEDFIKIVTGNKPLDYFDTFVANWKKQGGDEIAAEIKEELANK; encoded by the coding sequence ATGAAATACAAAACATTTTGTAAGCGTGCGGCATTAGGATTAATGGCAACTTCATTAACACTATCACTAGCAGCATGTATGGATAATTCTTCATCCGGTGACAGTGTGACAGAAGATGGGAAAACCATCATTACGATGGGACGGGTAACCGCAGCAAATTCTAAATTGCCTGAAGGAGACACTTATGAAAACAATGCATATACAAGATTAGTAGAAGAGAAACTAGATGCTAAAATAGTGGATCAATTCGAAGCAGAAGGCGATGACTATAATCGTCAAGTTGCACTTGCGATCGCATCCGGTGAGTTGCCAGATATGATGCGTGTAGATAGTCGTGAAGAGCTGAAAGAGCTAGTGGAAAATGACCTAATTGCTGACTTGACGGAAGTGTATGATAAAAATGCAAGCGATTTCATTAAAGAGGTTTATGGCACGTATGATAACAGAACGCTAGAAGATGCTACATTTGACGGGAAATTGATGGCTATTCCAGGTACAATTGGAGATTCTGCGCCAAATATAGTGTGGATTAGGAAAGATTGGATGGATACATTAGGGATTAAATTGGATACAGATGGAGACAGACAAATTACTTTAGACGAGTTAGAGAGCACTGCAAAAGCGTTTGTTGATAAGGATCCAGGTTCCACGGGGAATCCAGTGGGTATTCCATTTGCTTCTTGGTTAAATGCAGGTGATTATGGTGGTAGCGGCATGAATATGACTAGCATTGCCGGAGTGTTTAATGCTCATCCTCGAATGTGGTTAGAAGATAGTAAAGGAAATATTGTCAATGGTTCTACAACCGAAGAAACGAAACAAGCATTAGGGGTAATGGCAGATTGGTTTAAAAAAGGTATCATAGATCCTCAGTTTGGAACAAGAACATGGGATGATATTATGGCACTTGTTACTAACGGTCAAACGGGGATAGTTACGGGACCATGGCATATACCGGATTGGGGATTATCAACAGTAAGAGGAATGGATAAGAATGCTGAGTTTGCTGCTTATGCAATAGAAGGAGAAAACGGTAAAGTAAATGTATTTCATAATAACCCAACAGGTCAATTTATTGTTGTCCGGAAAGATTATGAGCATCCAGAATTAGCAATAAAAATATTAAACTTATTCTATGATGAAATTTTAAACGCGGATGACTTACAGAAAGATTATCCAGAAATCTATAAATATGGCGAGTTGGCAGTGGATGGTTCTACAAGACCATTTAATATTGAAGTTTATAAATCCACAAATATTATAGACGAATATAAATATATTCAAGAAGCTGTGGAAGGGAAAATTTCCATGGATGATATTCCTACTGCTGGTTTAAAAATCGATGCGAAAAGTGTAATGGCATATCAAAATGATCCAGAAGGTGCAGGAACGTCTGAATGGGCAAAATATCATTCGAGAATGCTTGGTATGAGTATGATCGATAAATTTACAAACGAAGAGCAATTCAATTGGACTACCCCTGTATTTTTCGGTAATACTCCAACCATGGAGAAAAAGGGTGCCAATCTTTTAAAATTAGAAGAGGAAGATTTTATTAAAATTGTTACAGGTAATAAGCCACTAGATTATTTCGACACCTTTGTAGCTAATTGGAAGAAACAAGGAGGCGACGAAATAGCTGCTGAGATAAAAGAAGAGTTAGCCAATAAATAA
- a CDS encoding response regulator transcription factor yields MYRILIADDEKDERSVIRFLLDKFQFQLDIIEAANGKDAIHLLEKESIDILFTDVKMPFVNGIDLAKMAKSINPNIQLIFFSGHDDFHFVKNALSLRAVDYILKPVNPNELKQTISSVIQNMEQQNRELKREKSNIAFLKNHLLYRLLNGTSIDVLKNEYPFIDIDYLHEYRRMILMQFDVPLFDKLLKEETSLLFAQIKQCMEGMSFDYLHLNPYQLLLLLKKPIEQTEIRLIAKNIYQQIHSTFGIHGYFSISEEVEAPENIPERFKQIEYYLEDRFFYKDNYLYPIECGKLEQEEYLEQDENFLLSIQNAIQYVDTFSFRLSIDTLFQKYHSQKQISHIYVRFFFSRLLQILCNALPEYKETILNKKISAIYTCTHFSEIEQIIEEVKRNVLSFLEKKEKSPKHVIHIVKQYIHEHYVEDLSLNILADKVYLSPRYLSEVFIQETGSGINKYIKQVRMDSAKNLLIHTNMKVNDICKQVGYQNISYFVRSFRESFGLSPEKFRQSNGKTKEKTN; encoded by the coding sequence ATGTATCGTATATTAATAGCAGATGATGAAAAGGACGAACGTAGCGTTATTCGTTTTCTTCTTGATAAATTTCAATTTCAACTCGATATTATAGAAGCAGCTAATGGAAAAGATGCTATCCACTTATTAGAGAAAGAATCCATTGATATCTTATTTACCGATGTGAAAATGCCTTTTGTCAATGGCATAGATTTAGCTAAAATGGCCAAGTCTATAAATCCTAATATACAACTTATTTTTTTTAGCGGCCATGATGATTTCCATTTTGTCAAAAATGCCTTGTCGCTGCGAGCCGTTGACTATATATTAAAACCAGTTAATCCAAATGAATTAAAACAAACGATATCTTCTGTTATCCAAAACATGGAACAACAAAATCGGGAGCTGAAGCGAGAAAAATCGAATATTGCTTTCCTTAAAAATCATCTCTTATATCGGTTATTGAATGGCACCTCCATAGATGTACTAAAAAATGAATACCCTTTCATAGATATAGATTATTTACATGAATATAGACGAATGATACTGATGCAATTTGATGTACCTTTATTTGATAAATTGCTCAAAGAAGAGACCTCCCTACTTTTTGCACAAATCAAGCAATGTATGGAAGGAATGTCTTTTGACTATCTTCATCTAAATCCCTATCAATTATTACTTCTATTAAAGAAGCCAATAGAGCAAACAGAAATAAGACTGATAGCCAAGAATATTTATCAGCAGATTCACTCCACTTTTGGGATACATGGTTATTTTTCTATTAGTGAAGAAGTGGAAGCACCGGAAAACATTCCAGAACGATTTAAACAAATCGAATATTATTTAGAAGATCGATTTTTCTATAAAGATAACTATCTTTATCCGATTGAATGTGGAAAGTTAGAACAAGAGGAATATCTAGAACAGGATGAAAATTTTCTGCTATCGATACAGAATGCTATTCAATATGTAGATACGTTTAGCTTTCGACTTAGCATAGATACCCTTTTTCAAAAATATCATAGCCAAAAGCAAATATCGCATATTTACGTTCGTTTTTTCTTTTCACGATTGCTTCAGATTTTATGTAATGCATTACCTGAGTACAAAGAAACGATTTTGAATAAAAAAATATCAGCTATTTATACATGCACTCATTTTTCAGAAATAGAACAAATAATAGAAGAAGTAAAAAGGAATGTCTTATCCTTCCTAGAGAAAAAGGAAAAGTCACCTAAACATGTAATTCATATTGTAAAGCAATATATCCATGAACATTATGTCGAAGACTTAAGCCTAAATATTCTTGCTGATAAAGTATACCTATCACCGCGTTATTTAAGTGAAGTATTTATTCAAGAAACTGGTTCTGGGATAAATAAATATATAAAACAGGTTCGAATGGATTCGGCCAAGAATCTACTAATTCATACAAATATGAAAGTCAATGATATTTGCAAGCAAGTGGGATATCAAAATATTTCCTATTTTGTCCGCAGTTTCCGTGAAAGTTTTGGTCTAAGTCCTGAAAAATTCAGACAATCAAATGGAAAGACGAAAGAGAAGACGAACTGA
- a CDS encoding aldehyde dehydrogenase family protein, whose amino-acid sequence MNQQTVVLKEKVEKFLSGKKKLFINGEFVESKSQKTFDSYNPATDEVLASVYEAGPEDIDLAVNAARKAFDVGPWSKMSASERSRLMYILADLMEENSAELAQLETLDNGKPIRETTNADIPLAIEHMRYYAGWCTKITGQTIPVSGPYFNYTRHEAVGVVGQIIPWNFPLLMAMWKLGAALATGCTVVLKPAEQTPLSALYLAELIKEAGFPDGVVNIVPGFGETAGQPLVDHPLVDKIAFTGSTEVGKMIMANASKTLKRVTLELGGKSPNIILPDADLTKAIPGAFNGVMFNQGQVCCAGSRVFIQKKQFDNVVADMAAQAKKMKQGAGIHADTEIGPLVSVEQQQRVLGYIERGLNEGAQLVAGGFNPREEGYFVSPTVFADVRDEMTIAKEEIFGPVISAMPYDDLDELINRANNSNYGLAAGVWTRDIANAHYIASKLRAGTVWVNCYNTFDAASPFGGYKQSGIGREMGSYALNNYTEVKSVWVSMQ is encoded by the coding sequence ATGAACCAACAGACTGTAGTTTTAAAAGAAAAGGTTGAAAAGTTCCTAAGTGGTAAGAAAAAGTTATTTATTAATGGTGAATTTGTAGAGAGTAAATCACAAAAAACGTTCGACAGTTATAATCCAGCGACAGATGAGGTTTTAGCAAGTGTATATGAAGCAGGTCCAGAAGATATTGATTTGGCAGTGAATGCTGCACGTAAGGCTTTCGATGTGGGACCATGGTCAAAAATGAGTGCTTCTGAGCGCAGTCGTCTTATGTACATACTGGCCGATTTGATGGAGGAAAACAGTGCAGAACTTGCCCAATTAGAAACGTTAGATAACGGAAAGCCGATTCGCGAGACTACGAACGCGGACATTCCATTAGCAATTGAACATATGCGCTATTATGCTGGTTGGTGTACAAAAATTACAGGACAAACGATTCCTGTTAGTGGACCATACTTTAACTATACGCGTCATGAAGCGGTAGGGGTAGTAGGACAAATCATTCCTTGGAATTTCCCACTTTTAATGGCAATGTGGAAGCTTGGAGCTGCTCTTGCAACTGGATGCACGGTTGTATTGAAGCCTGCTGAGCAAACGCCATTATCCGCGCTTTATTTAGCCGAATTAATTAAGGAAGCTGGTTTCCCAGATGGAGTTGTGAACATTGTTCCTGGCTTTGGAGAAACAGCTGGTCAACCATTAGTTGATCATCCTTTAGTAGATAAAATTGCCTTTACAGGATCCACAGAAGTTGGAAAAATGATCATGGCAAATGCCTCTAAAACATTGAAAAGAGTAACACTTGAGCTTGGCGGAAAATCACCAAATATTATCTTGCCAGATGCGGATTTAACAAAAGCTATTCCAGGTGCGTTTAACGGTGTTATGTTCAACCAAGGCCAGGTATGCTGTGCTGGTTCTCGGGTGTTTATTCAGAAGAAGCAATTTGATAATGTTGTTGCAGATATGGCTGCACAAGCGAAAAAGATGAAACAAGGTGCTGGAATCCATGCTGATACAGAAATTGGACCACTTGTTTCCGTTGAGCAGCAACAGCGAGTTCTTGGCTATATTGAGAGAGGGTTAAACGAAGGAGCACAACTTGTCGCGGGTGGTTTCAATCCACGTGAAGAAGGTTACTTCGTTTCTCCAACCGTTTTTGCAGATGTGCGGGATGAAATGACGATTGCCAAGGAGGAAATCTTTGGACCAGTTATTTCTGCTATGCCATATGACGATTTAGATGAGTTAATCAATCGTGCAAACAACAGTAATTACGGATTGGCAGCAGGCGTTTGGACACGAGATATCGCCAATGCCCACTATATCGCCAGCAAATTACGCGCCGGAACCGTTTGGGTCAACTGCTATAACACATTTGACGCAGCTTCCCCATTCGGCGGCTACAAGCAATCTGGCATTGGTCGCGAAATGGGCTCCTACGCATTAAATAACTACACCGAAGTAAAGAGCGTTTGGGTTTCCATGCAATAA